The Besnoitia besnoiti strain Bb-Ger1 chromosome IV, whole genome shotgun sequence genome contains a region encoding:
- a CDS encoding hypothetical protein (encoded by transcript BESB_055260) → MTSSPALLGRVRPRLVAGTALLILGVAQRACAYRVVQRADNRLEYETDGKRFVQNESTSFHHAPEVPPLETVEESTAFHLAEEPTHTDHEEEAMAAHQEDEDVGGGRYEDQAELVHADGDATDHGEEEAAAAHETEEARSDLKEEEAETDHEKEAAPSDHEEEQAETDHEDGATIPHAGAGKGLEGIEESGTERPSTALESGISPAGLPPVFCHNFQSDHANALQGLSIQTSGNGSG, encoded by the coding sequence ATGACGTCTTCGCCAGCTTTACTCGGGCGAGTGAGGCCTCGGCTCGTGGCAGGTACCGCCCTATTGATTTTAGGTGTCGCGCAGAGGGCATGCGCGTACCGTGTCGTCCAACGAGCGGATAACCGCCTGGAGTACGAGACAGATGGAAAACGTTTCGTTCAAAATGAGTCCACCTCATTCCATCACGCACCAGAGGTTCCCCCGCTAGAAACCGTGGAAGAGAGCACGGCCTTCCACCTAGCGGAAGAGCCCACGCACACCGATCACGAAGAGGAGGCTATGGCGGCTCAccaggaagacgaggacgtgGGCGGCGGTCGCTACGAAGACCAGGCGGAACTTGTCCATGCAGACGGGGATGCAACCGACCatggagaagaggaggcagcagccgctcatGAAACGGAGGAGGCTCGAAGTGATCTTaaggaagaggaggctgaAACCGATCACGAGAAGGAGGCAGCACCAAGTGACCATGAGGAAGAGCAGGCTGAAACCGATCATGAAGACGGGGCAACGATACCCCACGCCGGAGCTGGCAAAGGGCTCGAAGGCATTGAGGAAAGTGGGACAGAGCGACCGAGCACCGCTCTCGAGTCTGGTATAAGTCCGGCAGGTCTGCCGCCTGTGTTTTGTCACAATTTCCAGTCTGATCACGCTAACGCCCTTCAGGGTTTGTCTATTCAAACAAGTGGAAACGGTTCAGGTTAG
- a CDS encoding hypothetical protein (encoded by transcript BESB_055300) yields the protein MRLWPPLSVFLLGSAHWVFCGGLTEPPLVCVIPDIGRQCAGPVSLLVSHAQPRSPRARFGAHCAHALSPHAPLPPVSWLAASRPLSSSPPLPPPRQELRAAPAAFSCPSSARARPGRRWRHWLLPPACGAASSVRQKQRPSRSGCSFLFASARAFGCPSFHSSLLLLPARALSLRSERPATQSPAVASSCASSRAASRSLTGDSGSKRFFPLSQTAEVGALLDSTASCQSSQRRHSLGLLRVRATGLRSQPAVCSNPDGEMSSTFLPPSRADSRLPRVSWGFVQPSPAPASFAAHCRGTRLPAVCPRRPACHAAAFDAKRARGRPTAASSLRPETRRRRASSPHPEAEDPHSEPGESERQGRSGSSRAGRGQDDGVAEADATLRSDRSTGAAQLTRQKQQPTHAAARSAGAGTTAALLKTLATGQRHRAVKLHRRATEQNEPEQAAPAAARRSTGRGSAGAETVRAGWLTTRLSPLQPTQATDAKSPRSRNAAPRRSGATDENGDRLSTAAAAETRREGGRALGAKTASSTQNGGTGAMGRDAKGARMGVAQPNEDAEGASLPDDARDATEDEGANEGVSRSVPVAGAHGDRTIDHARAPDADSRRSMATRSNAIGGTGACQTHTEAAEDKPPAGTAQEAWKRFPAAASSLVRRPRRPAASWPSRAPPTRATAATRASLGFRDRRKGRREAATHAPARSGDASELSRGTFSEERSQPGSSPGGAFDGEREGKQDAKLLLTLPASSYPPSPLCPGLRLLPDALRARRSFQGFTGLVDLTALSPLSPWQPPFSPSSVASPAGDAMAQETGRTNCAPSGEAASGAGESGTVEGHGQLEASGPADSDGAPEDLERRHPGASLAVPNDAESEGRRQTGSREPGCQSAGSYKHDEPTEFPDDAKRPDGIECSTEDSTRTPWTPPTFDRQSFQAIGVTHSALLASLERTGISVPTAIQRLAAKALLLNVGNRIDSSPSSSPSRRDRPTSLSNWPGPADLRVWLLEAFTGSGKTLAFLLPLFQELLEAARSPSLRASTPSIEVLILAPGRELAAQIYAVCRALIAAASGATQSEHEQPPHDSSACGNGVLPTPGIAGFSSSSATSRPATCLPVTSLLRPCLLVGGANPERQLERLKTQRPNIVIATPGRLRSFLNSPRGRMRRLVSLRSCHSVVLDEVDALLEERPQLELLSSSPHQRPNEKLLSASPQRGSRTIINDNGLVDGEEPETGCRDATSNASSDTATLSGDEAKRARLEGRRRERLGRAMRKELEARLSQWEARRKFHMWRERRVQREEEQSIIDRLRMEDARKSGAASENEPEQASWKVLTELKSHEKSRKRVSFIEQEKQFQVDREKYVEATRDKLKKRLEAQLAKPIGADRPGTLRDIQAIMRHLAKAWRKAGRPISQSSEPCDGDRPGCLKQEDGTQGEEAWTPTARLGPETPEGNYSAQEGARQRKNETAARMQNDETGAGVPSGCQTVSDTAECSHSLENASLDKASSGSSSLPPLSTPTLLPTFERLASANPHELPQCASSPSSLSPSAAATSFLPPSDSPSSSRRPRMLLVSATASRLAPHRVKDLLLLPQETGVQLLRSRSLWRSTEAHVPPLASSAAPSSRPFSSGAADEVACESAGRGATGAVSNLEGTGLAERENLIHLYIESSNDDILRNFQKFLKAEPLEKTLLVFCNKQKTAAWLHEWFAKNEPEVESLLLDGWLNKTQRRSALRRLLAGPSPLGGGCPTKHDEGTDLTRSENVLPPGTRSAWMTTELAARGLDFTGVSVAVNFQLPADSTHYLHRAGRVGRAGNPGAVISFCRPGEASVIRRFARELNITIHPVRIFHGRLWVLEEKGRRNSAFIQSREASCAT from the exons ATGCGGCTCTGGCCGcccctctctgtcttcttgcTCGGCTCCGCGCACTGGGtgttctgcggcggcctcacCGAGCCGCCGCTCGTGTGTGTGATCCCCGACATCGGCAGGCAGTGCGCGGGTCCTGTCTCGTTGCTGGTTTCTCACGCCCAGCCGCGCTCACCGCGAGCTCGCTTCGGGGCGCAttgcgcgcatgcgctgtcgcctcacGCGCCTCTACCACCTGTTTCCTGGCTTGCCGCGTCCCGGCcgctgtcttcgtctccgccactgccgcctccgcgccaaGAGCTCCGCGCAGCTCCAGCTGCTTTCAGCTGCCCGTCTTCGGCTCGTGCTCGCCCTGGACGGCGATGGAGGCACTGGCTGTTGCCTCCTGCCTGCGGAGCGGCTTCTTCTGTCcggcagaagcagcgacCTTCTCGGTCTGGCTGCTCTTTCTTGTTTGCAAGTGCCCGAGCATTCGGTTGTCCGTCATTTCACTCGTCGCTCCTCCTTCTgcccgcgcgagcgctgTCACTGCGCTCcgagaggccggcgacgcagagcccTGCGGTTGCGAGCTCGTGCGCTTCCTCACGCGCTGCATCGCGGTCACTTACTGGAGACAGCGGATCGAAGCGGTTCTTCCCCCTTAGTCAAACTGCAGAAGTGGGTGCTCTGCTGGACTCCACGGCTTCTTGCCAATCGTCGCAACGCCGTCACTCACTAGGCCTCTTGCGCGTGCGAGCGACGGGTCTGAGATCTCAACCGGCCGTCTGCTCCAACCCTGATGGAGAAATGTCTTCCAcgtttcttcctccctcACGTGCAGACTCTCGTTTGCCTCGCGTTTCCTGGGGCTTTGTGCAgccttctccagcgccagcctccttcgccgctcaCTGCCGAGGCACTCGCCTGCCTGCCGTCTGTCCCCGGCGTCCTGCGTGTCACGCTGCAGCCTTCGACgcgaagcgagcgcgagggaggccgacggcggcgtcctcgctgaGGCCggagacacgcagacgccgtgCTAGCAGCCCACAcccagaggcggaggacccGCACAGTGAACCGGGCGAAAGCGAGAGACAgggaagaagcggcagctctcgcgcgggCCGCGGACAAGATGACGGagtcgcagaggcagacgcgaccCTCCGCTCTGACCGCAGCACCGGCGCGGCCCAGCTGACCCGCCAAAAACAGCAGCCGACacacgctgcagcgcggtctgccggcgcaggcaCCACGGCCGCTTTGCTGAAGACTCTGGCGACAGGCCAGCGTCACCGGGCGGTGAAACTACAcagacgcgcgacagagcaAAACGAGCCAGAGCAagcggcgccagctgccGCAAGGAGATCGACAGGACGGGGGAGCGCCGGAGCCGAGACAGTGAGGGCAGGTTGGCTGACGACGCGCCTTTCGCCTTTGCAGCCGACGCAGGCTACAGACGCGAAGAGCCCGCGCTCCAGGAACGCAGCGCCCCGACGCTCAGGAGCGACCGACGAAAACGGAGACCGGCTGtcgacggcggctgccgcagagactCGTCGAGAGGGAGGTCGCGCATTgggcgcgaagacggcgagtaGCACACAAAATGGGGGGACTGGCGCGATGGGGAGAGACGCCAAGGGAGCGCGGATGGGCGTCGCCCAACCgaacgaggacgcggaaggagCCTCTCTGCCggacgacgcccgcgacgctACTGAAGATGAGGGAGCAAACGAGGGAGTTTCGAGATCTGTCCCCGTGGCGGGAGCGCATGGCGACCGCACAATTGACCATGCACGGGCGCCGGATGCAGACTCGCGAAGAAGCATGGCTACGAGGTCGAATGCGATCGGAGGAACGGGTGCCTGCCAAACCCACACGGAAGCTGCCGAAGACAAACCGCCAGCGGGCACAGCTCAGGAGGCCTGGAAACGTTTtccggctgctgcctcctcgctggtgcggcgccctcgacggCCAGCTGCCTCCTGGCCCTCTCGTGCGCCGCCAACGCGTgccacagcggcgacgagagctTCGCTCGGCTTTCGAGACCGACGAAAGGGTCGGCGGGAAGCCGCGActcacgcgcctgcgcgaagcGGGGACGCTTCAGAGTTGAGCCGTGGTACGTTTTCTGAAGAGAGAAGCCAGCCGGGGTCGTCGCCCGGAGGCGCTttcgacggcgagcgcgagggcaaACAAGACGCCAAGCTCCTCTTGACCCTTCCTGCGTCCTCCTatcctccgtcgccgctgtgTCCCGGCCTTCGACTGCTGCCAGACGCGCTCCGCGCACGGCGTTCGTTCCAAGGCTTCACGGGCCTCGTGGACCTCACAGcactgtctccgctgtctccttggCAGCCGCCcttttcgccgtcttctgtAGCATctcccgcgggcgacgcgatGGCCCAAGAAACTGGGCGGACGAACTGCGCCCCGTCTGGAGAAGCCGCGAGCGGAGCCGGAGAGTCTGGCACCGTGGAAGGCCATGGGCAGCTGGAGGCCTCGGGGCCGGCGGACTCCGATGGAGCGCCAGAAGACCTCGAGAGACGCCATCCGGGGGCCTCCTTGGCGGTTCCCAatgacgcggagagcgaggggcggcgccagACTGGCAGCCGAGAACCCGGCTGCCAGTCGGCAGGCAGCTACAAACACGATGAACCGACGGAGTTTCCAGATGATGCGAAGCGACCTGATGGCATCGAATGCAGCACTGAAGACTCCACACGGACACCCTGGACTCCGCCCACGTTTGATCGCCAAAGTTTCCAGGCTATCGGGGTGACGCACTCCGCGCTGCTGGCTTCTCTGGAGCGCACAGGAATCTCAGTCCCCACAGCGATCCAGCGtctggcggcgaaggcgcttcTCTTGAATGTGGGAAACCGCATCGACTCGTCTCCatcgtcgtctccctcccGTAGGGATCGCCCGACAAGCCTGAGCAACTGGCCGGGGCCCGCAGACCTGCGAGTGTGGCTGCTGGAGGCCTTCACAGGGAGCGGTAAGACCCTGGCCTTCCTCCTGCCTCTCTTCCAGGAGCTGCTGGAAGCCGCGAGATCGCCCTCCCTGCGGGCGTCCACTCCCTCAATCGAGGTTCTCATTCTGGCTCCGGGGCGGGAGCTGGCTGCTCAGATCTACGCAGTTTGTCGAGCTCTCATAGCCGCAGCCTCTGGCGCAACCCAGAGCGAACACGAGCAACCTCCACACGACAGCAGCGCATGCGGGAATGGCGTCTTGCCCACGCCTGGCATCGCTGGTTTCTCCAGCTCTTCGGCGACGTCGCGCCCTGCCACGTGTCTGCCTGTCACatctctgctgcggccgtGTCTTCTAGTTGGCGGCGCGAATCCTGAGCGTCAACTGGAACGCCTCAAGACGCAGAGACCTAACATTGTGATCGCCACGCCGGGCAGACTGCGCTCCTTTTTGAACTCTCCCCGGGGGCGCATGCGTCGACTCGTGAGCCTTCGGTCTTGCCACTCTGTTGTCCTCGACGAAGTGGATGCCCTCCTTGAGGAGAGACCTCAACTGGAGCtactttcctcttctccacATCAGAGGCCGAACGAAAAACTCCTCTCCGCCAGCCCACAGAGGGGAAGCCGCACTATCATCAACGATAACGGCCTTGTGGACGGCGAGGAACCCGAAACAGGATGCAGGGATGCAACATCGAATGCAAGCAGTGACACGGCCACGCTGagtggcgacgaggcgaaaaGAGCGAGACTAGAgggaaggcgccgagagagactcGGGAGAGCTATGCGCAAAGAACTGGAAGCGCGGTTGAGCCAgtgggaggcgcggcggaagttTCATATGTGGAGGGAGCGGAGAGtccagcgagaggaggagcaaAGCATTATCGACAGGCTGAGGATggaggacgcgaggaagagcggcgctgcgtcagAAAATGAGCCCGAGCAAGCGAGTTGGAAGGTGCTCACGGAGTTGAAGAGTCATGAGAAATCCAGAAAGAGAGTGTCCTTCATTGAGCAGGAGAAACAGTTCCAGGTTGACAGAGAGAAATACGTCGAGGCCACACGTGACAAACTCAAAAAACGACTGGAGGCTCAACTCGCCAAACCGATCGGTGCAGATCGGCCTGGAACTCTCAGAGACATCCAGGCTATCATGCGTCACCTGGCGAAGGCCTGGCGCAAGGCAGGACGACCCATCAGCCAATCGAGCGAACCCTGTGATGGAGATCGCCCCGGATGCCTTAAGCAGGAAGACGGAACacaaggcgaggaggcgtggACACCCACAGCGCGACTGGGACCGGAAACACCAGAAGGAAACTACTCCGCGCAGGAGGGTGCACgccagagaaaaaacgaaacagCAGCAAGAATGCAGAACGACGAGACAGGGGCAGGAGTGCCAAGCGGTTGTCAGACGGTCTCGGACACGGCTGAGTGTTCCCACTCTCTCGAAAACGCTTCCCTTGACAAGGCCTCCAGCGGCTCGTCCTCGCTCCCTCCCCTTTCGACCCCGACGCTGTTGCCGACTTTTGAACGGCTGGCGAGTGCGAATCCTCACGAACTGCCTCAATGCGCCTCTTCCccgtcttctctgtctccatccgctgccgccacttcttttctgcctccttcagattcgccgtcgtcgtctcggcggccgcgcatgCTGCTTGTTTCGGCCACGGCATCGCGCTTGGCTCCACATCGCGTGAAGGACCTTCTCTTGCTGCCGCAGGAGACGGGCGTGCAGCTTCTacgctctcgctctctctggcgctcTACAGAAGCGCATGTGCCTCCCCTCGCATCTTCCGCGGCTCCTTCATCGCGTCCGTTTTCGTCTGGTGCCGCCGATGAGGTCGCGTGTGAGTCTGCTGGACGCGGGGCGACTGGAGCAGTCTCCAATCTCGAGGGAACGGGACTGGCGGAACGAGAGAACTTGATTCACCTGTACATAGAGTCGAGCAACGACGATATTCTCCGAAACTTCCAGAAGTTTCTGAAGGCAGAGCCCCTCGAAAAGacccttctcgtcttctgcaaCAAACAG AAAACAGCTGCCTGGCTCCACGAATGGTTCGCGAAGAACGAACCCGAAGTCGAGAGCCTCCTGCTAGACGGGTGGCTGAAcaaaacgcagaggcgctccgctctccgccgccttctaGCGGGTCCTTCCCCTCTTGGGGGGGGCTGCCCGACTAAACACGACGAGGGAACGGACCTGACCAGATCGGAGAACGTGTTGCCGCCTGGCACGAGGTCCGCATGGATGACAACCGAGTTAGCGGCGAGAGGCTTGGACTTCACTGGAGTGAGCGTCGCAGTCAACTTCCAGCTTCCGGCGG ACAGCACGCACTACTTGCACCGAGCTGGGCGCGTCGGAAGGGCTGGCAATCCAGGAGCAGTGATATCCTTCTGCCGGCCCGGTGAGGCGTCTGTTATTCGACGGTTTGCCCGCGAGCTCAACATTACGATTCATCCAGTGCGCATTTTCCACGGAAGACTGTGGGTTTTGGAGGAGAAAGGCAGGAGAAACAGCGCTTTTATCCAAAGCAGGGAAGCGTCGTGCGCGACTTAG
- a CDS encoding hypothetical protein (encoded by transcript BESB_055290) — MEDGTIWIMYNHCPEGDEYVMNEEYRKGRVGTYYIGCEAHFVHFDPAAGRQIGNEVVFADFEAYPQQRNQGFFVHGPNDGEHANCIVLGIWAAQCKTTEDVCLCTNDKCGFDTSKNRGCNAGWRGKVGATYCQNEGWLGGVNGTGWSCGTHKKNVGTLNAPVNAGQTPGKLYLVKLTSSGELIYSKEAFYFDGEQNEGTGDFFGKLARFTDPVLKTEVEDWVYGWLFSTNMGNICDYHWGCQGKMYRATDGEVVESRLWCSHCNGRSLGFDDENKNFGFSCGTDGGPGVFFNGQKVTGRGQTENINTSKDNTHRDNHPAVSHFRGDVWLILYRYIATEYDSEPADLRLLQWDTKQKKILFSKVMTETPEVSEGGNHHLEKFGDHTWLMAWSGGGRSYAAEIDAWGNYLGEIVDITDYATWGSQTGWWRWRNGDIGFVGAWDWQPSPYEGERLMMKTPDWNPRKSLNILRITGSYKPGDCIGKFLPVDTKCNKCCEMRERYTVEVTADGGRKCPLEDGYIRTTPCKGGECPKLTPEQAEQAYTEDKQGIDASLGIDGKMDTTAVSWTKWGYGGHTWYKVQLKAPSVVSGVNFFTDKQHQQKFGLSVLFYDSKKELIGRCYINLNNLPSGSDKEEPVDERACTGLQMYGVKTVMFIPTQGFVWDYLYVREIHIFGKPCNC, encoded by the coding sequence ATGGAAGATGGCACGATTTGGATTATGTATAACCACTGtccagaaggcgacgagtACGTGATGAATGAAGAATATCGTAAGGGCCGTGTTGGCACTTACTACATCGGCTGCGAGGCTCATTTCGTTCACTTTGACCCCGCCGCGGGTAGACAGATTGGCAATGAGGTTGTCTTTGCCGATTTCGAGGCCTatccgcagcagcggaatCAGGGGTTTTTCGTACACGGCCCTAACGATGGGGAGCACGCCAACTGTATCGTGCTCGGTATCTGGGCCGCACAATGCAAGACGACAGAAGATGTGTGCCTGTGTACGAACGACAAGTGCGGATTTGACACTAGTAAGAATAGGGGGTGTAACGCAGGTTGGCGTGGGAAAGTAGGGGCGACATACTGTCAGAATGAGGGGTGGCTTGGCGGAGTGAACGGGACAGGGTGGTCGTGCGGGACACATAAAAAGAACGTTGGCACACTGAATGCGCCTGTGAACGCAGGCCAAACTCCCGGAAAGCTGTATCTGGTGAAGCTGACGTCGAGCGGGGAGCTGATTTATTCCAAAGAAGCATTCTACTTTGACGGAGAGCAAAACGAAGGTACGGGCGACTTTTTTGGAAAACTCGCTAGATTCACTGACCCTGTTCTGAAGACCGAGGTTGAGGACTGGGTCTACGGCTGGCTCTTCTCGACGAACATGGGCAACATATGCGACTACCACTGGGGTTGCCAGGGGAAAATGTATCGCGCCACGGACGGTGAAGTGGTAGAATCTCGGCTGTGGTGCTCGCACTGCAACGGCCGAAGTCTGGGCTTCGATGACGAAAACAAGAATTTCGGCTTCAGCTGTGGAACGGACGGTGGTCCAGGGGTCTTCTTCAACGGTCAGAAGGTTACTGGGCGCGGCCAGACCGAAAACATCAACACATCTAAAGATAACACACATCGAGACAACCACCCTGCCGTGTCACATTTCCGTGGGGACGTCTGGTTGATTTTGTATAGGTACATTGCAACCGAGTACGACAGTGAGCCTGCAGACCTCAGACTGCTTCAGTGGGACACGAAACAGAAGAAGATTCTTTTTTCTAAGGTCATGACAGAGACGCCGGAAGTTTCTGAAGGAGGCAACCACCATCTCGAAAAGTTTGGAGATCACACGTGGCTCATGGCTTGGTCTGGAGGAGGCCGATCTTACGCGGCAGAAATTGACGCGTGGGGAAATTACTTGGGCGAAATCGTGGACATCACCGACTACGCCACGTGGGGATCTCAGACAGGCTGGTGGAGGTGGAGGAACGGAGATATCGGCTTTGTGGGGGCGTGGGATTGGCAGCCCAGTCCGTATGAAGGAGAGAGGCTGATGATGAAGACGCCAGACTGGAATCCGAGAAAAAGCCTCAACATTCTACGTATCACCGGCTCGTATAAGCCAGGGGACTGCATCGGGAAATTTTTGCCCGTCGACACAAAATGTAACAAATGCTGCGAGATGAGGGAACGGTACACAGTAGAGGTAACCGCAGATGGAGGCAGAAAGTGTCCTCTCGAAGATGGATATATCCGAACCACTCCATGCAAGGGAGGCGAATGCCCGAAACTGACACCGGAACAGGCGGAGCAAGCATACACCGAGGATAAGCAGGGCATCGACGCCAGTCTTGGCATTGACGGCAAGATGGACACAACGGCTGTGAGTTGGACCAAGTGGGGTTACGGCGGGCATACCTGGTACAAGGTGCAACTCAAAGCCCCTAGTGTAGTCTCTGGAGTTAACTTCTTCACAGACAAGCAGCACCAGCAAAAATTCGGGCTTTCTGTCCTTTTCTACGACTCAAAGAAGGAGCTCATTGGGCGTTGCTACATAAACCTTAACAACCTGCCTAGCGGGAGCGACAAGGAAGAGCCAGTGGACGAACGGGCGTGCACTGGGTTGCAGATGTATGGGGTGAAGACTGTGATGTTCATTCCAACTCAAGGATTCGTCTGGGATTACCTCTACGTGCGTGAAATACACATATTTGGTAAACCGTGCAACTGTTAA
- a CDS encoding putative eukaryotic initiation factor-4E (encoded by transcript BESB_055270) yields the protein MATKFLTFNQELNEAVDLKDWVKEEAVPEEPLPLRYVWHVWEQVQQDDRSKEYSDNTRDLAAFDTVQKFWQLWSYIPQPSELLDHKRMVRQDKNGRSHVVDALMIFKDGIKPMWEDPRNATGGHFEYRLSYPQMSAGQIDEYWNNLVLGLIGSTVEGSDHITGVRLVDKLSQGRHSCIRIEVWFSKLPSRDVQDALLKEVNRCMASKIDGSVGMVPRADVKNHGK from the exons ATGGCAACCAAGTTTCTCACTTTCAACCAGGAACTGAACGAGGCGGTGGACCTCAAGGACTGGGTTAAGGAG GAAGCCGTGCCGGAGgagcctctccctctgcggtACGTCTGGCACGTTTGGGAGCAGGTCCAGCAGGACGACAGATCCAAAGAGTATTCAGACAACACCCGCGATTTGGCTGCCTTCGACACTGTTCAG AAGTTCTGGCAGCTCTGGTCGTACATTCCGCAACCCAGCGAACTGCTGGACCACAAGCG GATGGTCCGACAGGACAAGAACGGACGCAGCCATGTCGTCGACGCTTTGATGATTTTCAA GGACGGCATCAAGCCGATGTGGGAGGATCCGCGAAACGCCACCGGCGGGCATTTCGAGTACCGCCTTTCGTATCCGCAGATGAGCGCCGGGCAGATCGACGAGTACTGGAACAATTTGGTCCTTGGTCTCATCGGTAGCACTGTGGAAGGCAGCGACCACATCACAGGTGTACGCCTG GTTGACAAACTCAGTCAAGGGCGCCACTCTTGCATCAGAATTGAAGTGTGGTTTAGCAAATTGCCTAGTAGAG ATGTTCAAGACGCCTTGCTGAAGGAAGTCAACAGATGCATGGCATCCAAAATC GACGGAAGTGTTGGCATGGTTCCAAGGGCAGACGTCAAGAATCACGGCAAGTAG
- a CDS encoding DnaJ domain-containing protein (encoded by transcript BESB_055280) codes for MREKPGAARRAGPSPYEVLGVAPNASRAEIRAAFFRAARLCHPDKHQQLQRWSERGGRDFEDDASTRCGSAGRGPATVGCSTDSNCGSPPALDAPADASARGIDKKDTNRAVASGESERARGAETDERRAEGACRRPSNGNAESTDSGMCRDFIALKEAFDALQVAETRQAVDQALLRQGVAHVTCIRLSDLQWLDDDLCFFVCRCGEELPLDARDLAARRRARRKCAAPACRGSADSADSQRAASSGAAAAGGDAGHADSGEGRNSSSRAEQAHSEAARGTETLDSEGKWAGCGKGDPRESNTRRPRGDAPAGDVLVEVSCESCSLTMCLLDGGEFRRGDFT; via the exons ATGAGAGAGAAGCCTGGCGCAGCACGGAGGGCAGGTCCGTCGCCCTACGAAGTTTTGGGCGTGGCCCCAAACGCGTCACGAGCGGAAATACGAGCTGCttttttccgcgccgcgcgcctgtgcCACCCAGACAAAcaccagcagctgcagaggtgGAGTGAGCGTGGAGGAAGGGATTTCGAAGACGATGCATCTACTCGCTGCGGCAGTGCTGGTCGAGGACCGGCAACTGTAGGATGCTCTACGGACTCAAATTGCggttcgccgcccgccttgGATGCCCCGGCGGATGCGTCCGCGCGGGGAATAGACAAGAAGGACACTAATAGGGCAGTTGCCTCGGGTGAAAGCGaacgcgcgcgtggcgctgaGACCGATGAGAGGCGTGCGGAAGGAGCATGCAGGCGGCCTTCAAATGGGAACGCAGAAAGCACGGACAGCGGCATGTGCCGAGACTTCATTGCGTTGAAGGAGGCTTTTGATGCTCTTCAGGTCGCCGAGACTCGCCAGGCGGTCGACCAAGCCTTGCTCA GACAAGGCGTGGCGCATGTGACTTGCATTCGGCTCTCCGATCTGCAGTGGCTAGACGACGACCTCTGCTTTTTCGTTTGCCGATGTGGCGAGGAGCTTCCTCTGGATGCGCGGGATTTGGCAGCTcgcaggcgtgcgcggcggaaatgcgctgcgcccgcgtgccGCGGCTCCGCTGACTCGGCGGACTcccagcgcgccgcctcgagtggcgccgcggccgcgggaggcgacgcgggccaCGCTGATTCAGGGGAAGGCCGAAATTccagctcgcgcgcagagcaagcacacagcgaggccgcgcgaggcacagAAACACTCGACTCAGAGGGGAAGTGGGCGGGATGCGGAAAAGGCGATCCACGGGAATCGAACACTCGCAGACCAAGAGGAGATGCGCCGGCCGGTGACGTGCTCGTAGAGGTTTCCTGTGAGAGCTGCTCTTTAACCATGTGCCTTCTCGACGGTGGAGAGTTCCGCAGGGGTGACTTCACATGA